A genomic window from Silene latifolia isolate original U9 population chromosome Y, ASM4854445v1, whole genome shotgun sequence includes:
- the LOC141631846 gene encoding uncharacterized protein LOC141631846, translating to MTSPWPFSTWGIDIIGKVNPSGTGGYCFILVAIDYFTKWVEAKSYKVVKAKQVAQFIQNDISCRYGVPHEFISDHGTDIQAEAAVILERTATGATPYHLVYGMEAVQPVELEVPSLRILLERQVPEAD from the exons atgacgtcaccttgGCCATTTTCaacttggggaattgacatcattggAAAAGTAAACCCATCAGGAACTGGAGGGTACTGTTTTATCCTTgtcgcaattgactacttcacgaagtgggtagaggcTAAGTCTTACAAAGTAGTAAAAGCGAAGCAAGTAGcacagttcattcagaatgacatTAGTTGTCGGTACGGAGTACCACATGAGTTTATCAGTGATCATGGTACCGATATTCAAGCTGAGGCTGCAGTTATACTTGAAAG AACAGCAACGGGTGCAACCCCGTACCACTTAGTttatgggatggaagcagtccAACCTGTTGAATTAGAGGTGCCATCTCTAAGGATCCTATTAGAAAGACAGGTTCCCGAAGCAGATTGA